Sequence from the Rutidosis leptorrhynchoides isolate AG116_Rl617_1_P2 chromosome 3, CSIRO_AGI_Rlap_v1, whole genome shotgun sequence genome:
tgctaagacaccaagtttcacgtgacgagtgaagtgtcgaggtgttaagacgccactcggagtgaagcatcgagctgttaagatgccactctaagtaattgacgggtgaagcatcgaggtgttaagatgccactcggggtgaagcatcgaggtgttaagatgccacctaggagtgaagtgtcgaggtgttaagatgccactctataAAATAAAGAGTGaaacatcgaggtgttaagatgccactcggggtgaagtaccgaggtgttaaggtgccaccctagggtttagtgatacgaggtgttaagtacactaacggatgttatgaacaccgatggcattttcgcgagcgccattcccgtgtacgaatggttaaccatggttattgtgttgagttgtaagctattatatggttcgagttatatacatatgtatgcctttgttatgctagcttgtgatataggaggttaatagctttgtacttgagatgttaagcccttttgtgttgctagcatgtatgtggtatTCGTGTAAGTGTGCAAGTAGGTACTTTATATATttacgtgtataactattgcattcactaagcgttagcttaccctctcattgtttacctttttaggctccggcgtggacaaaggcaaaggtattcggttggattagtggtctcccgcttattttgatgggggatgcttttgggttagcttttggaagttcggccaagatttgggtagtttaaccccaaacatcatgctctagtgtcgtttggaaattaaacttgtattggtcgaaacttgtatttttgatcgagacgcgtaagacgggtcgatgtgggcccgatgttgtaaaacttgttttgatgatggaaacctcttattttattatattgtgatatgttgtaaaaaggttttcgtttaaaagtgtcgggaagcgggatttccgctcatgtgagttggacccggggacagcagctgccaggcaatctggacgccgtccagatatgctggacgccgtcccagtcttaagtgctggacgccgtccagatgggcaggtccagaatttttttttttggggcgTGTTTTTGGattaacgaagtcgggtcgttacattaatccCCACACAAGCTGATGCCACATCAGAATCATTCCAAGCATCATTGACAACCTTAGCAAAGCCTTCCATTAAAAGCCAAGAAGCAAATAACTTGAAAGAAGATGGACCATAGTCCAAATGATCATTATAAATGACAATGGGGCAGTGATCCGACCATAAGTTTGGAAGAATACGCCCAACTAAATCTGGACATGAATTTATTGTGCTGCTAGAAAGAAGAAAACGATCTAGTCTTGCACGGTTATCACAAGACTTACTTCATCTTGTGAAGTTTCTACCACCCAATGGATAATCCACAAGGCCCGAAGAAGTGATGAAAGCATTGAATTCATTAGTCGATAGGGGACAAAAGGACAATCCAAACCTTTCATGAACAGCTCGAATGGAGTTAAAGTCACCAAAGATGAAATAATCACCACTATTGTTAATCATGAAATCAGAGATAAGATTCCATAACCTTTTTTTAGAAGCTCTATCTTGGGGCGCATACACGTTGACAATGTAGCAGGGGTTTTGAAAACTAGGACGATAACCTTCAACAAATAGAATGTTATCATAAGAAAATACCCGAGATTTACAGAATCTAGATGGGTCCCAAAGTGTGAGTAAACCCCCTGATCTTCCCCGGGCACATGAACAAGCAACATCAAAAGAATTATTACCCCAGAAAGCTCGGGCGATAAACGAATCCAACTTAGTTAACTTAGTTTCTTGAATACCCAAAACGTCTATTTTAAACTCATTAGATAGACCACGAATCCAAAATTGTTTACAATTAAAACTCGCTCCTCCACCAACATTAATGGAAaagatattcattaattcgatttgcTAACACCCTTTCTAATAAGCAACTTTTTAAGGTCTGCTTGACTTACATTCATATCATATCCAATAGATAAACCAACAGATATAAGATTATCAAATTGCTCAGCTAGACGAACTGAAGAAACGTGTTTCGAATTACCTGTTGGATCCAAAGAGAACACAGGCACACCATTTGAAAATTTAGGAGAATAAAATTGTTTACCACTGTAACCAGGAAGTTTCGATAATGAAGTAGAGCCATGCTCAGATGTGTTTTGAGAGGGATTATTTGAGGCACTATTATTATCCGCATCAAGATTAGTAACCGGTTTTGTATGCACAACGTTGTCAACATTAGAAGGTATGGACTCATTGGGCCTAAAACCATCACCCTCAAGGTCAGATGTAGTCAAACTGTTACCATTTGGAGTTTTTGCATCAGTCTTAACATCAGAATCTAAAGGCACATTGAAGTTGTAGTTTTCAAACGTATCCCTTACCACTTCACCCTCTTCCAGATCAAAGTGACTAGCATTATCTGAAAGCACACCCACCGAAGCAACATCCTCGTGAGATTTTTCAAATGAAGATTCACACAACACCTTAAGTATTGTAGGATTCCAATCTTCCACTTCTTTAACAACAATAGAATACTCCTTCTTAAGAACCGAAACGATAGCCCGTTCGTGTATATGTTCAAGGGTAGTGGTCATAATACAAACTCTACCAGTGGCCTTTTTTATCTTCCAAATTAGAATCCTGAAAGAGCAATTTCCCATAATGAAAAGCAATCTTATTAAAAGCATCATAGTACCATGCTTTTGCAGGCAAGCCAACAATCTCTAGCCAAATGGCTCTTTCCTTTATTGAAAAAGAATCCGAATAAGGGCAGATTTCTGAAAGCGAGTTGCGAACAAGCAAGTTATTGATGAAATTATCCCTAGATTCTACGTTTGGAAATTCGATCCAAACCCAAGCACCTCCCAAATATTAAACAGATAATGAATCAAAGCCCTCGTCGTGCCACATACGATTAAGAAATGGGATTTGAGAAGGAACAGATGCCTTACCAAACACAATTAATTGCGAATTCTCCAAAACCAGTAAATCATCATCTTCAATAGTTATCTTTTTGACTGGTGGAATCTTTAGATGCTGAGGGTTTGATCCCCCAACCAATGACGCATAAGAGGCACCATGCGTATTACCATACATATTTGAATTAGTTGGCCCAAACTTAGGTTTGGAGAAAGCCTTTGGAGATAAATCTTCCTTGTTTGCTGGGCGTTTTTTCGAGTCCGAACGATTAAAGTGAGCAAGAGCGGCATAGAGATGGAAGTTACCAACCCAGATATTGGAAAGAGATGCCATCAAATCCGTGTTCGACTTGACGTTTAGGAATCTAACAAATACAAATCGAGACCCTTTTTTCGTTAACTTTTTAGCAATATAAACATCGACAACAGTGCCCTGTTTTGAACAAAGCACGCGCATGTCCTTAATTTCAAAGTTATGAGGAAAATTAGTGATGAAGATATTCGTGGAGATTTTGGATGTGTTAAGATGATCATCGGAATGAAGAGAGGGAGACATAATGATGAGTAAAAAGAAGCAGGAGAGCGAATCGGTAACAAGTGCTCGGAAGTTATCACGGCGTCACATAGGCACTAGGATTCATTCTGATCAGTGTTTGATCAAGATAATTTGAGTGGAGTAGTGATCGGcgtttgatcccgccaagatcaccggaaaaaaattgaaaaaatatATGCATTATTTGTATATACCTATGTGAAAGAGATTTAAGGGCAGTTCCGTAATAACATGATCTCATACTAGAAAATGCAATTATGCGTTTTGGTGCAGTAACTCATGGCTCACTTCTCCAAAATTGCGTTTTCAAGTTAAAAAATcggaaaaaaattgattttgaaattcaatttgccAAACACCAATATTTAATTATTTACAACTTCAAAACGCAATAATCAAATAATCCTTTTCAAATCGCATTCCCAAATACACTCTTAGATGGGTTGAAAGAGCAACACAATATCACTTTTTTACCTAACTTTTACGACTTTCTTGCGTCAAAGCCCAGAAGAAAAAGTTGACAAAATGCCCACGCAAGGCGCAAGAAACCTTGCGACCAAGCCCACGCAAGACGCAAAATTAACtttcttgcgaccttgcgccttgcgttcttgcgtccttgcgtcttatcCTTTCAGGATTGGATTTTTTGGATAAGATTTTATCAGATTTTTTAGATTTTTACGGCTAAAATTTGGTTGGGATATATAGAATGTCCCTGGAAGTTAATATTAACACTCTCATATTAGTTCATATCAAATTAAATTCAGAGATTACAGGGGCGTAAAGGTACACTTTTAAGCATTTTTGCactaatttaattattaatgaatTATGGTAATGATGATAAATTTGTTGTTCTTCTATGTTGTGGTGGTTCTTTTGATTTTATTAACATCATACTCATATATTTGCCCCTAGATTATTCTAGAATTCGATTAAAACTTCCAATTGCGCCCCAAAAACCAATAAATCGAAGAATATTGTTAAAGAATGTTCTTAATAAGCTTGATATGCCACTCAATGcacctattttaatgagatatgtggTAGATAATCATGTTTTTGATATTACGGCTGATTATGAAGACTTTAATGAGTTTTTACAATACGCAATCGTAAACGCccatattgatatttatattgttgAGGGATTACGAATGCACCAGCCACCACGAAACCCAGAAATACACCAGCCACAACCGAACCCAGAAACACACTAGACACAACCAAACCCAGAAATATACCACCTACAATGAAACCAAGAAACACATCACTACCAACCAAACCCAGAATACACCAGCCTGAACCAAACCTCCATAATAACAATTTAGAAAAGGAACAACCTGAAATACCACCTCAACGGGTTAACTGTAGCCCGGTGTTGTGAACGGGAAGCTTAAGATATTTGTTGGCCGTCTTTCGCATTTACCACGTCTAACCCTTGGAGCTGGTTTGTTGTTCTCATTGTCAGATAGCGATCGAGCAATAATTTCACCTTGATCATCATATTGTTCTAGTTCGGA
This genomic interval carries:
- the LOC139901976 gene encoding uncharacterized protein, coding for MNIFSINVGGGASFNCKQFWIRGLSNEFKIDVLGIQETKLTKLDSFIARAFWGNNSFDVACSCARGRSGGLLTLWDPSRFCKSRVFSYDNILFVEGYRPSFQNPCYIVNVYAPQDRASKKRLWNLISDFMINNSGDYFIFGDFNSIRAVHERFGLSFCPLSTNEFNAFITSSGLVDYPLGGRNFTR